The Fructilactobacillus myrtifloralis genome segment CCGTCAGCTTCGCGCAAACGGAAGTCGGCCAAGCCCCCCAAACCACCGATCGCTACCAACAATTACAACAACGGGACTACCAATCGGGGTCCCAGGCATACGACGTGTTGAATCACGATCAGCCAGACACGATTAGTCCGCAGGATTATTCGGTTAGTCAGATTGATTTTTCGAATCTAGACCGGTTGAACCGGGCCCAACCAGCCACGGCTTACCTCACTAAGGATAACCTGGGGAAGTCCAAGGGACGCGAACGGCAGCTGTTTAAACCCACGGGGTGGTCAAACCAACCGAAGCGGGTGAACGGACAACGAGTCTTTCCGGTGAACCGGGGGCATTTGATTGCGTACACCTGCACGTTTAATTTAGATGCAAACGGAAAGTATCAGCCGGGCGCCAAGGGCTCGATTGATAATCCGAAAAATTTATTTACGCAAACCGCCTTTGCCAACCAAAAAGTAATGACGATTAATGAACAAGCGGTCCGCAAAGCTTTGGCCCAGGGAAAACACGTGATTTATCAAGTCACGCCGGTTTTTCAGGGGGACGATCTAATGGCGAAGGGAGTCTGGGTGCAAGCGGTTAGTTCGGATGGGAGTTTCCACTTCAACCGGTATCTGTATAACGTGCAACCGGGGTTAGCGTTTGATTACGCCACCGGGCGTTCACACGTTGATCCCCAGATGAACGTCCCGACGCCGATGAACTATGAAAACTACCGGAAGCATTCGCTAAAACCAATTAGTACCGGCTACCAAACGCATCGTCATGAGAAAGTGCGCGTGCGTCACTTTTT includes the following:
- a CDS encoding DNA/RNA non-specific endonuclease translates to MNKLQHLLIGVVMGVTLSMGITPSVSFAQTEVGQAPQTTDRYQQLQQRDYQSGSQAYDVLNHDQPDTISPQDYSVSQIDFSNLDRLNRAQPATAYLTKDNLGKSKGRERQLFKPTGWSNQPKRVNGQRVFPVNRGHLIAYTCTFNLDANGKYQPGAKGSIDNPKNLFTQTAFANQKVMTINEQAVRKALAQGKHVIYQVTPVFQGDDLMAKGVWVQAVSSDGSFHFNRYLYNVQPGLAFDYATGRSHVDPQMNVPTPMNYENYRKHSLKPISTGYQTHRHEKVRVRHFF